Part of the Amblyomma americanum isolate KBUSLIRL-KWMA chromosome 7, ASM5285725v1, whole genome shotgun sequence genome, cggcaacaacattgcttgttgccgaaaaatgcgcatgcagagcggcgactgcgatatcgtacgacgatacttcagtccttgtgtcgcctgtgcccttgctatcttccgacgttttctcagtagcagtttgctcaccGAGCTTGACGTTGTCCAACGATGGAAGTGGTAATGTGTAAAATATGCGCTGACCTTCTACGCCGAGGCTGTGAAGAAGTAGTGCTTTGCGACGATCCGGCGTGCAGTCAGAGGCCCCCGAAGCAAGCACGTAGTTCTCGAAGATGCGGAACCATTGCGGCCACGCAACAGCAGGTCGACCAGGCACAGGCAGGAACGGGGGCGGCGGCGCGAGTCCAGAAATGCTCATGGCGCCGGAAAGCAAGCGGCGAAAATCACTCCCCCCGACATGATCCTatcctcgtcgccaatgttgtagcggcgggtgccgcccaagtacacgaactgctagcaaccaaaaccatcccggtttattgccacatacagtcaaatatatacacatagcgacactggtgcctctggcggcaggtgatccccaaaccgaaaccgaaaccacatatacaacatataTATGGAATTTTATGGCTCAAAGGAAATTACACTTAAAATTCAGCGTGGATTCGGAGTGAATTTAGCATAACAACACAACTGATCAAGTTCACGCATGACATACCAAATAACTTGGATAACCTCAAATTAATGCCATGTTTACAGATACTCGCAAGACTTTTGATACAGTAATAAATTCAAAATTTTTTAGCCAATTGAACGCCGTTCTTAACAATCCTGCATTGGTGAAACGGATTGCGAGTTTTCTATCTCATCGTTCTTAATTTGTATGATTTATCTTAGTTAATTCTTCTGTAGTAGGTGTATCAACAGGCGCCCCTAAAAGATCGGTCGTCGGTCATCTCATTTTActtgatattgccgcgaatatttgcagtgttcgttttgCAAatgtgccgccacaccaccttatcgctttctttgcgacgcaagacgcgactacatttatctcgattgatcgcagccaggcatagctgattctacgttgttccggaatgttctagtaactttgcacgctttatctcgaaagttcgctatcagctttaaattgagcacggccgacagcggcgggcattctgttcgacgaccgccgagcacgcttgtcgcttcgccgccgccgagtgattaagtccattttgggtgcaagtcagcccaataaagttttcttttagaagaccctttcgtccgtcttcatcgctgctccgactgccgtcaccactacgtgacatccggtggaggtgcggggtggccttccatgttccggacgcccccttcaagtcgtgaagccagccctcagcgattcgcacccgaggacaagccagcagctcagcgagccagccgacgtctccagggagaggagcctgagttcgggaaactgccggaccgcaccagacagcgaaaagacgctgctacgggcaccgcaacctcgccgaagatgtcgacaccgatcatactacagcagccgcgggtgccgccaactttcaatggatccttaggcgaagaccctgaagaatggttggatgaatttgagcgcgtggcgtcattcaacaagtgggatgatgcggccaaaattggacacgtgttcttctcatcgGATGGCTCCTcatgcacgtggtacgaaaactacgagtcgtcccttacgacatgggagctattcaagagagaactattgaaggtattcaccagtgtcgtgaggaaagaaagccgaacgactcctcgagtccagggtccagcttccgaatgagcctgtCAGCGGGTaagtcgaggagatgaagcgcctattccgccgcgccgaccccggaatgaccgaggaaaataaagttcagtttttaatgcgcggcgtaaaagaacaactctttggcagcctcgtccgccagccgccaaaaacagtcaaggaattcatgcaagaagcctccacgattgagaagaccctcgacgtccgagctcggcagtacaaccgcccttcctctgcctgtgcaatccgctcggacacgccggccaccaccagcgatagcttgcgggaagttatccgtgaaatcatccgagaggagctacgccgattactgccatcctccccacagccacaagcagcgactctgatggacgtggtacgggaagaagtgcaacaggcacttggcaccccgacggccacagaaccccaggccatgacctacgccgctgcagtaaggactgcccagccccaaagacaacccccacgtcctccccgagatgagccacttgttccacaccgccgcctcccagcccccgcccgcccagcctatgaccgacgctcaagccccaggaaatgcgacgacTATAGGTCTTCCggcaaccggccgttgtgcttccattgcggtgaggccggccatattcttcgtcactgcccgtaccgacgtatttGCCGAGGATTTGctgttaacgccccacgaccacacttcggacaacgtccgcaggaaatcgacgagtacctgcgtcgagaagagtacacgccgaaccgctttcgcgctcaccatcgccgtcaacctcgcgctttgtgtcgccacgccgcagctaggcAGCCGCGGTAccaggaaggtctcccagcccccgtaggggaaactaaaggcagcaacctctggaggtgaggttgctcaagagcgaaacgcctaagatcctccaccgaccacgccccatgaagacacTGCACCCGTGACTCCGCATGGAGAACCGgtactcgctgcaccgacgccgcacacaatgagaaccccgaccacgacgcaggctgccttgaaaacgacgccgccacccagaagagcttcgaccacgccccacccgcgactcgcatacgcgacgaagccgtgacccgacgccgagagcgacatgcaatgcaagagccaggaacTCCGACTTAGAAGTTACTATCGACGGccagaaagttaccgctctagtccacaaaggagccgattactcggtgatcaaTGGAACAATTGCTGCGAAGCTGAggaaagtcacaacggcttgggacggcccacaaattcgcaccgcagggggccacctcattacgccatcaggacgatgaacagcgcgagtgactgtcaaaggacatacctatcctgcgacctttgttgtgctaccgcaatgctcccacgaagtgatcttgggtatggatttccttaatgagcatcaggcgatcatcgacctccgatccaagtagatcacgctttcgacggacaaagccatctcttcgatgaaaactggggaaaatcacgttgccctcagtgtcctggaggaagaagtgagcgtcccaccccgatcaagcgttatcgtgaccgtaggcgccacgaaagccattaacgctgaagccatcatcgagggtaACATGAAGTTGCTTCTAGaacgaggaatcagcatcgcaagaggcatagcacatttccgcaatggccatgccaaagtactgctgactaacttcagcgaagaataccggcacattaacagaggaacgacgattgcttttttCGGCGAAATATCtaacgtacgagactccttcgccctctccgacccctccgcagaagattcgcctgaccaagagaactcgcccactttcgacctcaacccagccctgcaccggaacagacaagaccagatccgtcatctgcttcaaagctacggtgagtgtttttcgacatcgccgaaggtgcgacagacgccaattgccaagcatcgcattataacggatcaacacgtccgacctctccatcaaagcccctaccgtgtgtctccgcgagaacgacaagccatccgggaccaagtcgaagaaatgcttcgcgacgacgtcatccagccttcaaacagcccatgggcggcaccagtTTTGCTAGTGAGacagaaagacggcgcacttcgattctgcgtggattaccgccgcttgaacaacataacaaagaaggacgtctaccccttcccccgcatcgacgacacactggaccgcctctgcaactccaaatatttctcatcgatggacctcaagagcggctactggcaaattgaggtcgacgaaagagatcgcgaggagacagcattcatcactccggatgggctgtctgagttcaaggtgatgccatttggcctctgttccgcaccagcgacgtttcagcgagtaatggatacagtgctggcaggcctgaagtggcaaatttgtctggtatatttagatggcgtcgttgtcttcgcctccaactttgaagagcacctcaaaagacttccgaacggtactagacgcaatcaagtcgtctggcctaaccttgaaagcagagaaatgccactttgcctccgaagagctgctgtttctaggccacattgttagcaaggaaggagtacgccagacccgcagaaaacagctgctattgaacagtttccaccgccggccgataagaaagctgtgtgcagatttctcggactgtgcgcatattaccgacgatttgtgaaaaacttttcgcgcatcgccgagcccctgactcaactgacgaaggcagacgttcCGTTTATATGGGAAGCGCCACAAGCAGAAGCCTttggcgctctttgtgtcatcccccttttttttgtgtgtgtatcttttgcgcctttcagaacttacatcatctgggctacgtcgaaattccactCCACGtgtacggacggccgttcaaggcggtcagcgaccaccacgcgctctgctggcttgccaatttgaagggcccctctggccgactcgctcgatggagtctgcgtctccaggagtttgacgtcaccgtcgtttacaagtccggacgcaagcgctctgacgccgattgtctctcacgagcccctgtagatgcaccgccgccggacgacgatgatgacgccttcctgggacccatcagcccgagctcttttgctcagcagcaacgcttggaccccgacctaaaaggcctcatcgagtacctggaaagcacggtttcttcaccccccgctttaTTCAAGCGAGGAtagtcttccttctgtgtacagaatgatgtccttgtggagaacttcgcagcgagcaaaacagcctacgtCCTTgtgcctgcttgtctccgcgaagaagttctgcaCGCTGCACACGACGAgtcgacagctggacatctcgggtttgctagcaccctccgccgcattcaagacaagcatTACTGgcccccgactgtctgccgatgtcgcacactatgtggaaacctgccgagattgttaGCGACGAGACTTCTCCCACACGACCAgaaggatttctgaaccccattgaacctccctcaaggcctttttagcagatcggcatggacttgcttggcccttttctagCGTCAActtctggaaataagtggatcatcatagcgaccgactacctgacccgctacgccgaggcgaaagccctaccgaaaagaacagcagcagaagtcgccaaatttttcgtggagtgcattcttcttcgacacggcgcccccgatgtgctcatcacggacagaggaacagcattcacggcggaaccaacgcaagccatcctgcgctacagccaaaccagccattggaggacaactgcataccatccacagaccaacgTACTGACCGAGCGCCCGAACAAAaacatcgccgatatgctcgccatgtatgtcgatgccgaacacaaaacctgggatgtcatcctgccttacgtcgtcttcgcctacaacaccgcagtggaGGATACCATCCATatgacgccttttagactcgcccatggcagggaggccacgaccacgctagacgccatgctgtccAACGTTGcagaagaagggaacgtcgacTTTGTCGCCTAcgttcaacgcgcagaagctcgaacgcttgcccgattacggatcaaagatcggCAGCTGtctgacgccagacgctacaacctacgaagacgcaacgcggaatacaagccaggagaccaagtctgggtgtagacgcccattcgccgccgtggattgtgtgagaagcttttgcgccgctatttcggccagtacaaggttcttcgtcgcctaggtgaactggattatgaagtcatccctgacgcaatgactgcatcccagcgacgccgcgtacgaccagaagttgtccatgtagtccgtctgaagccgtattatgcgcgctaaaggccgctgcatttccatgttCTATTTTcgcaaaatctgttttttttcctcttactagtcgcattatttgttttaatgcatcggatcaatgcttctttgagaggggagtaatgccacgaatatttgcagtgtttgttcgtttttcaaatgtgccgccacaccaccttatcgctttctttgcgacgcaagacgcgactggatttatctcgattgatcgcagccaggcagagctgattctacgttgttccggaatgttatagtaactttgcacgctttatctcgaaagttcactatcagctttaaagtgagcacggccgacagcggcgggcattctgttcgacgaccgccgagcacttgtcgcttcgtcgccgccgaggGATTGAGTCCATTTTGGGTGaaagtcagccccaataaacagttttcttttagaagaccctttcgtccgtcttcatcgctgcatcGACTGCCTTCACCACTACGTGATAATATAAATGATCTGCCAAGTGACATTTCATCTAAAAGTCGGCAATGTGTAGACGACTGTGTGTGGTATACCACAATTAACTCTCATCTTGGTCTTCATTGAATAGTTCGTCAGGTGTGCCAAGTGGTGTGGCACATGGCAAATTAAAATACATTTCTGGGGAACGACCTCATGTCATTCCCCAATAAATTCTGTCCTTCCTCTTTTCAGCTACGGCTTTCACGACAATACTATCTAAAAAAATTGCTAATATTAATATCTTCGCCTCATTTCCAACTTTAATCTGTACTGGTCGAAACACCCTGGTTCCGTTAATACTAACGCTATTCAGAAACTTGGCTATTTACATCGAGCGCTGGCTAACACTGCAGGATACTAATGGTATTACACAAGACCCTTATCCGCCTCCTTTATGATTACGGCAGTATCACTGGTAACCTTATAAGCAGTGCCAAACCTACACAACTGAGGCCGTCCACAGGAGGGCTAATCAATTTGTTTACCGTACAAGTGACCATGAATTGTCGCGGTCATCGGTCATTACATCACTGAACCTAAAAATCACAAAACTGGTAAAATTAATCTGAAATTTCTCTGCGGCATTATTTATTCATCTTGTCGCCTCTCCAGTAACGGTTATTCCACATTCGCTAAGCAGTCATCAAGTAGGAGACATTATAATTTTATCATCacacctatttatttatttatttatttatttatttatttatttatttaaataccctaaaggcccaagtgggcattacacaggggggggagggcatgaaaacaacacaatacagattattggcacacagtagttaacaaatacaaagaataactacatatacaaattgcaagtacacatcactgcagtcgctgaaagatacataggttgagcgtataagacttaatgcttcaacaatactgaaaatatcacggtgaattttgtaggccaaggtgcgatgaaagttttgtttggaaatgtgataactcagtttcagaaactatgtcagccggtaacgagttccactctgccatagataatagtaagggtgatgtttgatatttcagtgttcgtgcgaagatgggttgcactttgtgggaatgatcagaccgggatgaaacatgatgggcaggggcgatgcgatcagctgtgaacggggagccatcgtagtacaaggaatgaaaaaacgataaacgagagaacttgcgtcgagtgataaggtcggaaatactgatagtttgcttcaataatgacacactttcatacgctgagtatgaagaaaggatgaacctcacagctttattttgcacagactcaaggcggttaattaatgaaacgctacttggactccatattaaagatgcatattctaaagctgaccttatgagtgtagtatacgcgcgaaggtttgtctcggggttggcaagatatagacgacgtttgatgagtcccagtttcttaaatgctttgtttgtgatgtgatttatgtgggtgttccagcttaaatcagcactgagataaacacctaggtacttaaaacaatccgttctttcaactgtattctcattaattgtgtagacattagaaggtatattagtgcgcgtggaaaaggtcatcaacattgtttttttgatattaatttccatctgccatagctggcaccattcatttaggtgcactaagtcggtctgtagaataactgcatcaaggggggtgactatccttctatagattacgtagtcgtcagcgaacagtcgcacgttagatgatatgttagatgctatgtcattaatgtaaattaaaaatagtaatggccctaaaacggatccctgtgggactcccgatatgactcgtgaactgctcgatgaatactctttaattttgacgctttgggagcgattacttaggaattctccgatccaacgggtgatatcgcggtgcagttgtaggttgttaattttcttcattagtcttatgtggggaacgcgatcgaaagcttttgaaaaatctttaaatatggcatcagtatatattaattcgtgtaccgattcatgaagatctgttaagagctcaaatagctgtgtttgacaggactttttttgcctaaagccatgctggttagcaataagcaagttattggcgtttaggtgggccattatgtttgagtagaggatatgttcaagcaacttgcaacaaatcgatgttagtgatatggggcgataattttccggTGACGTGCTATCACCGGATTTAAAAACTGGGCTGACGTTTGCGGTTTTCCAGTCATCGGGAATGCATTCTGTATCTAAAGACTGCTGAAATATTAAAGTTAGTAAGGCAGCCGACACGTGCGCggtaagtttaagaagtttggtaTTGATACCGTCTGGACCAGGGCTACAATTAAGTGGAAGTCGCTCAATAGCTCGGGCAACACCAGCTGCGCTAATGATGATTGGTTCTGATGGATGAAGCACTAACGGTTGTTGAGGTTCACGGTAATTAAAAGGCACTGATTCGGTTGTAAAGGTGTCTGTAAAATGCTTGTTGAATAGGTCAGGCATTGCCTCTGGAGGTGCCACACGTCCGTCCGCATCTTTAAATACTGGTATCTCATGGCTGCCCTTAGGGTTTATCACTTGCCAGAATTTAGCAGGGTTGGTTCTTAACAAGTCGGGTAAAGTGTggttaaaaaaattgtttttagcctTCTTTATGGCGATTTTGGTCGTAGCAGATCCGTCTTTGTACTGTTGCCAGGCGCTGTCAGAGTTGACTTCCTTAGCTTAcggtacacttttttctttttgtttagacaCTTCACATCTTTTGTGAACCAgggggagtcagttcttgttttgatgtgTAATTTTGGGATGCAGGCATGCTCGATTTCCTTCAACTTATCGCGAAAtaacaaccaattttcgtttGCCGTGCGAGTTACAAAGGTGGTTTAAAAATATGCGCAAAGTCTCTTAGCATGCGGTTTATTTTTTCATGATTGCATTTCGGGTAGTTTAGGATGCATTTGGTCGTAATATGCTTGGCAGGAACGTACATGGGTACCAAACTGTGGACGAATCTGTGATCGCTTAT contains:
- the LOC144097929 gene encoding uncharacterized protein LOC144097929, which gives rise to MSISGLAPPPPFLPVPGRPAVAWPQWFRIFENYVLASGASDCTPDRRKALLLHSLGVEGQRIFYTLPLPSLDNVKLGEQTATEKTSEDSKGTGDTRTEVSSYDIAVAALHAHFSATSNVVAERHRFSRRVQQAGESVNECITALRELSATCSFPVEEDSLRDQFVAGISSRSLRERLLLEGSSLSFARAVLLARQFEQAYNDLQEFPSVDWEEALTSDNLDQQAWIIQL